Within Runella slithyformis DSM 19594, the genomic segment TGACAATTCAGCATTAAGAAGTGAATTAACCATCGTTAATTCTATTTAAAAAGAAGGGATTAATTGAAATCGATTTGGAGGTGTCTTTTTCTTAATGATGAATATGTACTAATTTATCCACACATAACATAACCTTTTTATGGATCCATTAATGAATGATATTGTATGTTTCTCCCATTTACGCTGGAATTTTGTTCATCAGCGGCCGCAGCATTTATTGAGCCGTTTTGCCAATAATTCACGTATTTTTTTTATTGAAGAACCCATTATTTATGAAGGCATGGATAAAATTGAGTTAAAAAGCCCTCATGATAATGTGTACGTAGTTGTTCCTTATCTTCAATCTTCTTTATCGACCTGTGCCGTTGAAAGACAGAAGACACTATTAGTGATGTTATTTCGACAGCAGGTCATTAAAAATTACCTGTTTTGGTATTATACTCCTCAGGCATTGACCATCAGCGATATATTTCGGCCTAAGCTTATTGTATACGATTGCATGGATGAATTATCCGCTTTTAAATTTGCCCCTATTGAATTAAAACAAAAAGAAAAGGAGCTTTTTTCAAAATCAGATATTATTTTCACAGGTGGCCAAAGTTTATTTGAAGCCAAAAAAAACTTACATGATGCCGTCTATTGCTTCCCGAGCAGTATAGATAAAGTACACTTCGGAAAAGCCCGAACCTGCACAAAAGAACCCGAGGATCAGGCAAAGATTCCGTTTCCCAGGATTGGCTTTTATGGGGTTGTGGATGAGCGATTTGATATTGAACTGTTGCGGCAGGTATCAGATGCCCGTCCTGATTGGCAGTTTGTGATCATCGGGCCCATCGTAAAGATCGATCCGACGACCTTGCCGAAGAGTGATAATATTCATTATTTGGGCAGCAAAAGCTACGATGAATTGCCCCTGTATCTTTCAGGGTGGGATATCGCCACGTGTATGTTTGCCCGCAATGAATCCACAAAATACATCAGTCCCACCAAAACGCCGGAATACCTGGCGGGAGGCAAACCGGTAATTTCGACCAATATTAAAGATGTGGTAGATACCTACGGTAAAAATGACCTCGTCTACATCGTCGAAAATGCGCAGGAATTTATTGAAAGTGCGGAAAAAGAATTGGCTAAAAAAGACAAAAAGGTTTGGTTGGAAAAGGTAGATTCCTTTTTGATGAATAATTCGTGGGATATCACCTGGGCCAGCATGATGGTTTTGATGCGCCATAAACTCAATACAAAGAGTGCTTTACAACGAAAAAGCAAGATATTGCCTCAAACGGTGTTTGAAAATTTCAGTCGAAACGTTGCCATTTGAAGAATCTGAAAAGTTTTTCAAATCCGGCAATTTAACTAACCTGTTGACTTCATGGTAGCAAAAAAATCTACGTTCGCTATCCCTGATGTATGGGCGGGTATTGAATGCAGCTTCAATAGAATCGGGGATTCTTTTTCAGATCAATTGGTATTCAGCGGTCATTATGAACGTGCGGATGACATTGATCAATTTGCCGAGTTGGGAATAAAAGCCTTGCACTATCCCATCTTGTGGGAACTGCATCAGCCTCAAAAAGAATCCGTTATTCAATGGGATTGGATTGCTGCACAATTGCAGAAAATTCAATCCCATTCCATTACACCCATTATTGGTCTGCTTCATCATGGGAGCGGCCCGGCGTATACGCATTTATTGGATGACGATTTTGCCACAGGATTGAGTTCTTTTGCTAAAAAAGTTGCCACGCGATTTCCTGAGCTTACGCATTATAAACCTATCAATGAACCGTTGACCACGGCCCGTTTTTCAGGCTTGTACGGGTTATGGCATCCGCATGCCCGAGAGGATGTGATTTTTGCTAAAATTTTACTGAACCAGCTGAAAGCCATTGTCCTTTCAATGGAAGAAATTCGTAAGATAAATCCTGAAGCAAAGCTGATTCAAACAGAAGATCTGTCTAAAACATACAGTACGCCTCTGCTGCAATACCAAGCCGACTTTGAAAACCACCGTCGATGGCTTACGTACGATATTCTGATGGGAAAATTGGATCGTCAGCATCCGCTTTGGTCGTATTTTATCGGGCTGGGGTTTTCCGAAAAATCGCTTTTGTTTTTTCAGGAAAGGCCCTGCATCCCTGATTTACTGGGAGTCAATCATTATGTCACTTCCGAGCGATTTCTGGACGATGATCTCTCCCGTTATCCTACTCATATGCACGGCGGTAATGGCCGGCATGCCTATGTGGATGTGGAAGCGATTCGGGTAAATCATCCGCACAAAGCAGGCCTGAAAGTATTGTTAGAGGAGCTCCGTGATCGATATCCGGCCATTGACATTGCCCTTACGGAAGTGCACCTGCATTGTACTCGTGAAGAACAACTTCGTTGGCTGAAGCATACATGGGATACCTGTGTGGAACTTAATGCTCAGGGGGCAAACATCAAAGCCCTTACCGTATGGGCCCTTTTGGGGGCTTTTGGCTGGAATAAACTGCTGACACAACCCGGCGGGGACTATGAATCCGGTATATTTGATCTGCGCTCTCCTTCACCTCGTCCTACCGCCTTGGCCGCGTTGGTCAAAGCGCTCAGCAACGGATGTGATTTTCAACATCCGGTATTGAAACAAAAAGGCTGGTGGGAAAAAGAGAGTCGATTCATCCATCCGCTTCCGCACAGAGAGAAGGTATTTGATTTTTTACCTCCCACTCAACCTTTATTGGTGATCGGAAAGAACGGTACATTGGGGCGTGCCTTTGGGCTGTTGTGTCAGCAGCGAGGCATTAAGTACCGCTTGCTGAGCCGTCAGGAATTGGATATTTGTGATATGCAATCCATTGAAGCGGTCTTTAAATCATACCGCCCTTGGGCAGTGGTCAACGCAGCGGGGTATGCCCGAATAGACAGTGCCGAACTGGAGCCTCAAAAATGTTTCAATGATAACGTCACAGGAGTCAAAAACCTGACGCAGGCCTGTAAAATGTGGGGGGTAAAGCTCCTTACCTTTTCCTCTTCGATGGTCTTTGACGGTATGAAAACCAGTCCTTATCTGGAAAGTGATCTTGTATCTCCTTTAAATACGTACGGACGAAGCAAAGTGGAGGCGGAAAAAGCAGTATTGGAGGCCGATTGTCGCGCGTTGGTGATTCGGACAAGCTTGATCTTTAGCCCTTGGGATCACCTTAATTTTGTGGGACAGATTGTTACTTCGCTCAATCGCGACGAACCCCTGGTCTGCCCCAAAAATGTTTTTATCTCGCCCACTTACCTTCCGGACTTGGTTCATACGGCTCTGGATCTGTTGATTGATGATGAGATCGGCATTTGGCATCTCACCAATCAGGGAGAAGTGAATTGGGCGGAGTTTGCTTCTGATATAGCACGCAGAACGGGCAATGACACGACGTTGATCAATCGACTGTCGCCTGAGCGTATGGCTTGGAAGGCCCCTCGACCCTACTACAGTGTGTTGGGCAGCGAGAAGGGAATCTTTCTTCCTCCTCTAACGCACGCGCTTGATCGGTACTTTATGGAGAAAGCCGGTTAGGAATAGTTAAGTCAAGCCCAAAAAGGCATTTAAGAAACAGAAGCAGTGCTGAAATGGTACCGCTATGTTCTTAAATGCCTTCTTCAATAAATCGGTATCAGACCTATTTCATTTTTATTCTTCTGCGGCTTCTTCGTTAATGGAGCTCTCAGCGATGGCTGTCAGCTTTATATCTGCTTCTTTCTCTTCTTGGAGGGTTTCGGCCAATAGGGCTGCAGCTTCATTTTCCCCCAATGTTTTGGCAAAAGTGACCAATGTACCATAAGAGGCAATCTCATAGTGCTCTACTTTCTGACTTCCGGCAATAATCCCGGCATCCCGTACATTGCCTTCTTCAGTACTCTCAATGATTTCGTTGGCTTCTTTGATAAGCCCTTCGATGGCTTCACATTTTTTGGCCTGCGGTTGCAGACCCAAGACCTCAAATACCTCTTCCAGGCGATCTACCTGCCCTTCAGTAACCGAAAGGTGCTCGAGCAGGGCGTCAGAAAGTACGCCTGATGTGGCTTTGTCGGCCATTTTGGGAAGTGCCTTCGTCAGGGCTTTTTCAGCGTAGTAAATGTCTTTCAACATGTCTTCAAATAATTCACGTAATCCGGTGGCGTTTTCGGCATCAGAGCTTTTTGAGGAAGTTTTCATGATTTTTATTTTATGGTTGAACAATCGGAGCATTTTGCAAAACAACAGGGCCAACAATGGGCGTTGATTATAATGAGGTTTTATTACCCCAAAGACGGGGTATGTACCACATAATGCGGCTTAATTACCACAAAATGGACCCATTCAATGTGGTATGAAAAAGAGTAAAAAGGGCAAAAGAAAAACTTTGTCGGGTTACTGTTGAAATCACAATTATGAAAATGAGCTGTTTGTCCGTGTCATTGTTTCCGGCCATTATAAATAATCAAATGACCGTGAGGGAGTATGCACATTTGTGTAAAAACCAAGGATTAGATGGCTTTGATCTGGGCAGTATTTTGCTGAAAAACCATACGCCGAAGTATGTGTCACATTTAAAAAAAGAAATTGAGGAAGAAGGAATCCCTTTGATAATGGTGACCGCTTATCCCGACTTTACACATCCTGAGGCATTACAGCGAATGCGGGAATTTGATTTTTTGGTACATGATATTGCGTTGGCTTCGGCTCTGGGAGCCAAGTACCTGCGCGTAACGGCGGGGCAGGCACATCCCGGAGTTTCTGTAGCGGAAGGAATAGAATGGGCCATTAATTCTCTGAAAAAAGCCGCTGCTGTCAGTGATCAATACGGCATTACACTGGTATACGAGAATCACGCCAAGCCCGGCGTTTGGGAATATATGGATTTCAGCAACCCACCCGAGATCTTTCTGAAAATTGCCGAAGGGCTGAGAAATACTTCCATCGGAATAAATTTTGATACAGCCAATATTTTGGTGGCGGGGCATGAAACTACGCTTGAGGTCTTGGAAGAAGTTTATGATAAAGTACTCACCATTCATGTGGCCGATACGGCTTCTATTGGAAAAATGGCTCCCGTTGCGTTAGGCACAGGTCTGGTGCCCTTTCGGGAAATTTTTCATTATTTAAAAGAAAAGGAATTTAACGGGTGGCTTTGCCTGGAAGAATTTGGTAATAACGGGGAAGAAGGGGTAAAACAGGCTATTGACTTTGTACGCAGTACGTGGATCGAAGCATAGGTCAAGGGCCGGTGTCATTCGGCCGGCATTATTTTTTAAGCTTGTCGTACAAATTATGTTTCATTAAAAAAACTCCTATGAAAAGTACCCATGTTATTGCAACGGTCGTTGCCGCTTCGGCAGTGGCGATTGCTCTGTCATCCTTTGTGAAAATTCCGAAAGGGGCAATTGCGGTAAAACCGTTTGACCAAAAAAAGTACCTTGGCAAGTGGTACGAAATAGCGCGTTTGGATTATAAGTGGGAAAAAAATCTGGACAATGTTACGGCAACCTACTCTTTAAAAGAGAATGGAGACATTAAAGTGGACAATCGAGGATATAATTTTAAAAAAGAAAAATGGGAAGAAAGTATCGGTAAGGCAAAACCCGTGGCTGACCCCGAAGAGGCAAGGCTGAAGGTCTCTTTTTTTGGACCGTTTTATGCCGGCTATAACGTCATTGCGTTGGATAAAGATTATAAATATGCGCTCGTTGTGGGAGATAATACCAGGTATATGTGGATTTTATCCCGCGAGAAAACAATTCCCGAAACCATAAAGCAAGATTACCTTGCTCAGGCTAAAGCATTGGGTTTCAGAACAGAAGAGCTTGTTTGGGTAAATCATGACAAAAATTAAAATCTTAAAATAATAAACGAAGTACCTTTTGATTATTTGAGGGTATTTTTTTATATTTATAACGTTATAATTTCGATATAAATACAAAAGGGAAGATTCAAATTTATTTAAAGTGGGAATCTTCCTGCAATAATCTTTTATTTCTTCTTCCTGCCGTATACACAGGTGCTATTATCTTCTTTGACGTAATAAGATTTAAAATTTTTCGCTTTGGGATCCATGCACCCTTTCAATTCAAGAAGTTCTACTTTTCTGAATTCCACAGGATGACTTTCGCTTTGCAATGAAATGCTTCCATGATCCAGCAATTTTCCACTGATCATCAAGGCCGGGTCGTGACCGCTGACATTACCGCCTCCCAACTGGGGCTTATTATATTCCAACACTTTTTCTCCATTGACAAAATGTTGAATCAGCGAATCGCCCAATACCAATACTTCCGCGCGTACCCATTGATCGCCGTTGTAGGTTTGGGAGGTTGAATTTATACAGTGCTGGGTAATGAGTTTACCGTCCATTACTACATTGGTGCCCGGTGTACACAGGTTACAGGTCGTTCTCTTTTTTTCATTGCCTCCCAATAATTGTACTTCAATCGACGCCGGAAAATCCTGGTCTTTGCCCATGGTTGCGGCCGGTTGGCCATGCACCATTATACCGCTGTTGCGCCAGGCCCAGCCTTCTCCTTTGGGAGCCTGCTCACCCACAAATCTGTATTCTACCGCCACACGATAATAGGAGAAATCCCCCTTGTAGAATATGTGCCCGTATTTTTGTTTGAAATCATCGTATTGATCATAACGAACCACCATTTTCCCATCCTCGACCCGAAACGTATTGCCATAGTTATCATTCAACCCATAGCCTCTGATCTTTACGTCCCAACCATCCAGGTTTTTACCGTTAAAAAGTTGTTTCCACTCCGGTGTTTCGGCTTTTTTTTGCCCAAAAGCGGCAATGGTACACAATAAGGATAGGGCGATAAGCAATGTTTTCATAGTCAATTCAGTAAGAATGTAAAAAGAATAGAAAGGCAAAACAGCCCTGCCCTTTGGTAATATAATAAAAGGGCAGGGCTGTACTTATTTTTGTTGTGAAAGAAACGATAACAGCGAAGCAAACTCCTCATACGACAACGCATTGGCCAGACCGGAAGGCATCATAGAGGTTTCCATTTCTTTACGACTGACGATATCCGATGTTTTTATGGTAAAAACCTGTCCGGTGATATCTCGCAAAACTACTTTCGAAGCTGATTCTTCCGTAATGAATCCCATATAGCTTTTATTCCGTTTTGCCGTGATAAGCACCGAAGAAAAGCCCTGTGAAATAGAGGCGTTCGGTTTAAGAATGGACTCTGCAATTTGTTCCCGGTTCATGATAGAGCCGATTTGGCCCATGAATGGCCCTTTCATCGTTTCTCCCTTAGAAAGGCTGTGACAGGCAATACATCCCTGTTGCGTAAAAAGTGTTTTTCCTAAGGCAGCATCTCCCGGAATTTTTGCCATCGCCAGCATTACATCTTCAATGGAAGCTTCTCCGATCTGGCCTTTTTTGTTTCTGATTTTTTCCAAATCCACTTTTATCTCTTCTTTTACCGCCACCGGCTCTTCAGCTCCAAATTCAGGGATTTCCATCCGATGCCGGCTGTTGAGGTCTACAAAGAACTTTTTATCCGCTGATTTACTCCATTCTTTCGTCAGAAAATCCTTGATATCTGCCGACGACTCCCACGTAATTGCCTTATAATAAGGGCCATGTGTATCCGGACGAGTACTCCACCACCATGAGCCGTCATAGTCTGCCTCTTTTTTATAAAGCCGTGAAAGGGTAATGATGATTTGCTTCTTCAAGGTTTCGTCATTGGTACGTTGATAGGCGTTGAGCAATCCGGCTACCGCCTTCGGATCATGCATGTAACGCAATGCCCAAAGAGCGATGGTTGAATTGGCCGTGCCGATCGCTTTTACACAGGCATCAACGGCGTGCAGACTTACCAATGAACGCACGGCAATGTGCGGTGGAATGATGGCTGAATTAGGCGTGGCATGGGGTCCTTCCGTTCCGATGGCGGGAGCCGCAAAACTACCCGGAACGCTGACTTGCACTAATGCCTCAGCCGCTTCCGGCCGGCCCAATCGGCCCAAACCTACCGCCGCCGCAATTTGAACGCGGGGCGATGCTGCCTTAAGTCCGTTTAGGAATGGTTCGATAGGAACCGTACTCAGCTTTGGCTTACGATCGGCCAACGCACGCAGGGCAAATTCCTGAAGATCTTTATCAGAGGTGAGTGTCACCAGATTTTCAATACCGTCGGTTCCGGCAGCTTGAGCGTAAGTATACAGGCCCGCCACGCGTACTGCAAGCGGCAACTTCCCGTCTGTAACAATTTTCCAAACGGGCTTTGCTGTTTTATTGGCCGGACGGGTAAGAAGTTCCTGCTGGGCCGCCAAACGGGCTACGCCGCTGCCTGATTTCAAAAGTGAGGTCAATTTTTTGACAGAGGCTTTTTTCAAATCAGCAAATGGCCTGTACTTCCAGTTGTTCGGAACGGCCCGCACCACAAACCCTTTGGAAGCATTACCGGAATAGCCCGCGCCATCCCAGGCCGAAAGATACGCTCGTCCGGAAGCATCAATGTCTACATCAGTAATTTGGGCAAGTTTTATAAATTTTTCTTCTTTTTGGGTAAAGCCCGCTCCATCCGGCGATAGTCGGTGAATATAGAGTTGGCTTCTGCCCCAGTCGGCCATCATCGGCACATTATTGTAGTTGGCCGGCCAGGTATCATCATCCATAAATAATGCGCCTGTGCCGGAGCCGCCGCCTAAATCAACCAATGCCGGAATGATCTCATCCGTAAAATGTTTGAACAACACCGGATAACCATATTCCCCCGATTGGATTTGATGGCTGAAACGGATGTTCCAGCCACCGCCGTCGTTGGTATTTCCACGGGCAAAAATATTCATGAAAGGGTCAATCGCAACGTCATAAATGTTGCGTAATCCATGGGTATACACTTCCATTTCAGTGCCGTCAGGACGAACACGTACAATTCCGCCCCCCAACATCGTCAATTTTTTGCCCGAGCGGTCGGTGGCATTGTGAAAACCAAAATCTCCCACGGCAATGTATATCCAGCCATCAATGCCCATGCGAATTCCGTTGGTCGCATGGTCCGTGCCGCGACTTTGCAGAAACTTTGGTGAACTGATATGCTCAATAATCGGTACCGAAGGGCCATCTGCCATCCCATCGTGGTTTTTATCTTCAAAAACGACCAGATCCATCCCTGAAGCTATGCCGGTTTCTTTGGAAAATTGGGTATGCAGTACATACAGCCGATCTCCTACCGGCAGAATACCGCGTGGATTGTCTACCATGGCATACGTAGTGTGTCGGTCCATTTTTCCGTCATTATCCGAATCAACGAGTCTCACAATGCTGCCTTTACCCGGTTTTTTCCCCAATGAACCGATCATATCCACGCCAACGTACACTTCTCCTGTAGGTGCAACGGCCAAACACGCCGGGCTGGGCGTAAGATCAGCGCTGCTGAAATTGGTCACGATCAGCTCTTCAGGCCATTCTGAAGCATTTCGCAGCGAATCGGCCCGCGCTGCCACGCTGTATTGTTGGGATGGTTCTGACTGCCAGGGTCTTGTACCGGCTAAAAAAAGAAAAAGAAAAGCAGAAAAAAAGGTGTAGGTAACTTTTAACATAAATGAAAGGATAGTGAGTATATGCTGAACAAAACGCTTACGTGCTTCTGCCAATATGGCAAAGAGTACGTAAGACACTATAAGGTTTATTATGAATGAATATAATCAGGGTGATTTGCTTTTGATTGATTTACTTAATTGATTCCTTACTGATTTTTAAGCGTCTTTATCAGTTTCTTCGCGATCACTTCATATCCTTTGTCTGAAGGGTGTAAGCCGTCATAGGTCATATCAATGGCTTCAACGGGGTAGGGATATTCATCCGTTTCGGGATTAAATGGAATGTCTATAAATTCCGGATATCGGTAGTTGCGGTATTGGCCGGTTTGAGGGTCTTTCAGGCGTTTGTACTCAACCAGATGCTTCAATTTCAACTTCCGATCATGGTATAAATCTACCATTGGAAAGTGTTCATATTTTCCAATAGTGTTGATTGCTTCGGCAAATTGCGCGAGCGTTTGCCCTTTTTTATCTTTGTAGGAGCCATAGGCATTGTTTTTCATATTGGCAATATAGACAAAATCGGCGCGTTGCATGGGCGTAATCAAAATGATTTTGGCATCTTTGTTCAACCCGCGCAATTTATTGATAATGAGTCGAAACGAACCGTAGACCGTACCGTTACCTGTATTGTTTTCATAATCGGCAAAGGTGCCCAGCGGCCGTCCGGCCCACCAATCATTGGTTCCCAAAAAAACAGAATACACGTCGGCTTTAACCAAATTCAATTCTTCAATCTTTTCGGCAATTCTCCCTGAGGTCCAGCCATTATGGCCTTGATTGATGTATTCAATTTCGGGCAGTTTTTCCACTACCCGCGTCATGTATCCTTTCGTAATTCGATTGCCGGTTTCGTTGGGATGTTCGTTTAGGTACGTAATGGAATCACCAATGGCTACCCAAACGATTTTCTTTGCCGAAAAAAAACTGAAAAGTCCGACCAGCACAATCAGAGACAGATATTTTTTCATCTTTAAAATTTTTATCATTCTACGACTCTGACGCTTATGTAAGAAGAGCCGACACCGGAGCTGTATACGCGATGATAGGCTTTTTGAAAATCAGCGGCTTCCGCTTTGTAAATATTCACAAACTTTTGCGGGTTGCGATCGACCAACGGAAACCAACTGCTTTGGATCTGAATCATGATCTTATGGCCTTTCTTAAACCGATGAGCGGCATCCTGCATGTCAAATCGGACGTTTTCCATTTTGTTGGGCACCATCGCTTCGGGCGTCGAAAAGCTCTTTCTGAACTTGGAGCGCATGACCTCTCCTCTGACCAATAGCTGAAATCCACCCATGGCTTTACGCGGATTTTCGGGGCTGTCATTGGGCGCATTTCCGGGATACACATCAATGAGTTTTACCACGAAGTCGGCATCTGTGCCGGTGGTAGATACAAATAGATTAGCCATTACATTTCCTGCAATGATCACATCTTCTGTCAGGACATCCGATTCATACACCAGCACATCGGGCCGGGTAGCTGCAAAACGCTGATCTTCGTACATAAAATCACTGCCCCTGATGTTTCGGATCTCTGCCGTGTACGGAACGGGTTTGTCCGGATCACTGAGGTATTCGTTGAATACCGGCTTAGCCCCTGCTTCCATCGTTGTGACGGTTGGCGAAAAAGACAGCTTTCTATTGGGATGCAGGTACAGTTTCTTCTCAACGGCATTCTTGGGTGGCCACTGATCGTATTTTCTCCACTCGTTGGCCCCGGTTTCAAAAATATAGGCTTTGGGAAGTTCAGGATTAGGTTTGTCTTTCAGATAATGATTGAAGAACGGAAACTCTATTTCCTTTTGATAAAACTCACTTGTTTTGGAACCAAAACGTATATGTCCGAGCGATTCCCCCGTGCCTCTCGACCAGCCCCCGTGAATCCACGGCCCCATTACCAGCAGGTTGGGCGATGTAGGTTTGTTGTTTTCAATGCCCTGATAGGTTTTCAATGGACCGTACAGGTCTTCCTGATCAAACCAACCGCCTACCACCATCACGGCGGGTTTAATGTTTTTCAAATGCGGAACGGGCGTACGCGATTGCCAAAACTCATCGTAGGTTTCATGCTCCATCAACTGATTCCAAATGCGATTCTCACCTTTAAATATCTTTTCATTGACATTTTTCAACGGCCCTAAATTTTTATAAAATTCATAGCCATCCGGTGTACCATAGGCCGAAAACCCGGGACGACCTCGGGGACTCGGCGTCGGTCTCGGAGCACCGTAGGAAGAGATAAACGAGAAGGTACCCATCAGAAAAAAAGCACCGTTATGATGTCGGTCGTCGCCCATGTACCAATCCGTGACCGGTGCCTGAGGTGAAGAGGCTTTCAGCGCCGGATGCGCTTCGATATTGGTCATGGTGGTATAGTAGCCCGGTGCGGAAATTCCCCACGTTCCAACTCTTCCGTTGTTGCCTTCTACATTTTTGATGAGCCACTCGATGGTATCGTACGCATCGGAGCTTTCGTCATTATCGGTTTTGTTTTTCTTTTTGGCAATAAACGGTCGATACGCCTCAAAATCACCTTCAGACATATATTTACCCCTAACATCCTGATAAACAAAAATATACCCATCATGGGCAAAGTGCATAGATGGCCCAAGAGAAAGTTTATACAGCGTATCGCCGTAAGGTGCGGAACTGTAAGGAGTACGATTGAGCATGATGGGATACTTTGCGCCCGTAGCAACATCTTTGGGTACATAAATGGAGGCAAACAATTTCACTCCGTCGCGCATCGGAATCATGCGTTCTATTTTGGTATAATGCTGACGAATGTACAGTGAATCTTCCCTGATTTTTGATAACTGGGCAAAGGCCCCTGTTGTCAGAAAGAGCAAAAGAAAAGCGACGGAAAGTGGCGCAATAAACGTGCGCAATGAATTTGTAAGAGGGTGGGATTTAGGCGTAGAGGAGTTCAAGCGATGAAGTATTTTAAATGAACTGTAACAGAAATGATTTTTTGATAAAGTATTTGCAATATACGGCTTCATTGACAATTATGCATTAAAAAGAGACCGGAACGGCCCGAACAATGACGCTTTAAAACTAGTCGGGCATTTTTTTGAGGTATTCTTTTTCGGTCTGTTTCTTGATGTAAAACTGCGTGGTTTCAAACAGTTCATGCCGCAAATGCCGCTGTACATGAATGGGTTCTACGCCTTTTTCGATCAACAGTTGCCCTACGGTATGACGGAGGCTGTGCGCCGAAACTTTCGGGCGTTTGAGCCCCGATGCTTTTAGGTATTTATCTACCCGATACCGAATTTGGGCCGTTTTCAAGTCGGGAAAAAGCGGGGTGTTCCCCGGGGCATTTACACCGGTCATATACCGGCACAAGGATTCGGCACAGGCCTCAAACAATTTAACTGCCTTCTTGGTATGCTTTCCTTTTCCCAATACCCACAACTGACCGCGTGCTAAGTCTACATCACCGATCAACAATCGGCACACTTCTACCGTACGCAGGCCCTCAATACCAAGCAGCGCCACAATGGTCCGGTCAGTTGGGTCTTCAATAGAAATCAGCAGCTCCGCCAATTCGTTTTCGCTTAGACTTTCTTTATAAAATCCCCGCTCAATTCTAAGGCCGCGGATGCTGCCAATCTCGTGCAAATCCTCCAATTGCTCGGCCGACAAATTCAGGCGATTACGATTTTTGATTACCCAAAGGGTTAACTGCTTAATGACCGAGAGGTAAAAATTGATGGTAAATGCCGATAAACTTTTACCGCGCAAAAAATGAATGTATTGGCCAACGGTCAACGTGGAAAAAGAAGCCGGCCGACCTGCTTCGGTTTCAGCCTGTATGTATTCAAAAAAAGCATTCAGCGCTTTGGTGTAGTTTTCGCGACTTTGGTCGCCGCGCAGATGCGTGGCATCCGCTAAGTAGCCCAAAATAAGTTCATTGGCGGCGGGTGATACTTTACTTGAAGCCGGAGCATCGGCTACGATACGCGGCTGTCCCTGCTGAATGTAGAATTTCAGAAATTTTCGGGCCGGTGAGACAACGTTTCCTTTTTTGCCCGCAGCGTACAAACTCAGGCTTACGGAATCAATGCCAAAATTATGATCAAGGCAATACAAAACGTACGCTCGCGCAATACGCGGATAATTGTTGGGTTTTTTCAGCCAAGCTTCAAAGTAACTTACCAATTGACTCACACTCAAAACGGCATTGCCGCCCGTCTTTGTTATTTTCTCCTGTTGCGCAATTCGTTGAAGCATCATGGGCGGTCTTTTCATTTTTATAAAAATACCCTATTTTTCAACGTTGCACAAATGATATTTTGCGTTAATT encodes:
- a CDS encoding lipocalin family protein is translated as MKSTHVIATVVAASAVAIALSSFVKIPKGAIAVKPFDQKKYLGKWYEIARLDYKWEKNLDNVTATYSLKENGDIKVDNRGYNFKKEKWEESIGKAKPVADPEEARLKVSFFGPFYAGYNVIALDKDYKYALVVGDNTRYMWILSREKTIPETIKQDYLAQAKALGFRTEELVWVNHDKN
- a CDS encoding sugar phosphate isomerase/epimerase family protein; this translates as MTVREYAHLCKNQGLDGFDLGSILLKNHTPKYVSHLKKEIEEEGIPLIMVTAYPDFTHPEALQRMREFDFLVHDIALASALGAKYLRVTAGQAHPGVSVAEGIEWAINSLKKAAAVSDQYGITLVYENHAKPGVWEYMDFSNPPEIFLKIAEGLRNTSIGINFDTANILVAGHETTLEVLEEVYDKVLTIHVADTASIGKMAPVALGTGLVPFREIFHYLKEKEFNGWLCLEEFGNNGEEGVKQAIDFVRSTWIEA
- a CDS encoding YciE/YciF ferroxidase family protein → MKTSSKSSDAENATGLRELFEDMLKDIYYAEKALTKALPKMADKATSGVLSDALLEHLSVTEGQVDRLEEVFEVLGLQPQAKKCEAIEGLIKEANEIIESTEEGNVRDAGIIAGSQKVEHYEIASYGTLVTFAKTLGENEAAALLAETLQEEKEADIKLTAIAESSINEEAAEE
- a CDS encoding family 1 glycosylhydrolase produces the protein MVAKKSTFAIPDVWAGIECSFNRIGDSFSDQLVFSGHYERADDIDQFAELGIKALHYPILWELHQPQKESVIQWDWIAAQLQKIQSHSITPIIGLLHHGSGPAYTHLLDDDFATGLSSFAKKVATRFPELTHYKPINEPLTTARFSGLYGLWHPHAREDVIFAKILLNQLKAIVLSMEEIRKINPEAKLIQTEDLSKTYSTPLLQYQADFENHRRWLTYDILMGKLDRQHPLWSYFIGLGFSEKSLLFFQERPCIPDLLGVNHYVTSERFLDDDLSRYPTHMHGGNGRHAYVDVEAIRVNHPHKAGLKVLLEELRDRYPAIDIALTEVHLHCTREEQLRWLKHTWDTCVELNAQGANIKALTVWALLGAFGWNKLLTQPGGDYESGIFDLRSPSPRPTALAALVKALSNGCDFQHPVLKQKGWWEKESRFIHPLPHREKVFDFLPPTQPLLVIGKNGTLGRAFGLLCQQRGIKYRLLSRQELDICDMQSIEAVFKSYRPWAVVNAAGYARIDSAELEPQKCFNDNVTGVKNLTQACKMWGVKLLTFSSSMVFDGMKTSPYLESDLVSPLNTYGRSKVEAEKAVLEADCRALVIRTSLIFSPWDHLNFVGQIVTSLNRDEPLVCPKNVFISPTYLPDLVHTALDLLIDDEIGIWHLTNQGEVNWAEFASDIARRTGNDTTLINRLSPERMAWKAPRPYYSVLGSEKGIFLPPLTHALDRYFMEKAG
- a CDS encoding glycosyltransferase encodes the protein MDPLMNDIVCFSHLRWNFVHQRPQHLLSRFANNSRIFFIEEPIIYEGMDKIELKSPHDNVYVVVPYLQSSLSTCAVERQKTLLVMLFRQQVIKNYLFWYYTPQALTISDIFRPKLIVYDCMDELSAFKFAPIELKQKEKELFSKSDIIFTGGQSLFEAKKNLHDAVYCFPSSIDKVHFGKARTCTKEPEDQAKIPFPRIGFYGVVDERFDIELLRQVSDARPDWQFVIIGPIVKIDPTTLPKSDNIHYLGSKSYDELPLYLSGWDIATCMFARNESTKYISPTKTPEYLAGGKPVISTNIKDVVDTYGKNDLVYIVENAQEFIESAEKELAKKDKKVWLEKVDSFLMNNSWDITWASMMVLMRHKLNTKSALQRKSKILPQTVFENFSRNVAI